Proteins encoded together in one Flexistipes sp. window:
- the trpB gene encoding tryptophan synthase subunit beta, translated as MKNGFYGEYGGQFVAETLMPALNELERNFFKAKNDANFNNKFLKYMNDYAGRPTPVYYAENLSEKYGFNLYLKREDLLHTGAHKINNTIGQALLALQMGKKRIIAETGAGQHGVATATACALFNLECEIYMGKTDAERQRVNVEKMEMLGAKVTVVDKGSKTLKDAVSACLKDWVANVDDTHYLLGSALGPHPFPSVVSHFQSVIGREAREYFESSGKLPDYVIACVGGGSNAIGIFRGFMDTEVELIGVEAGGLSDKPGEHAIRFSKGQKGIFQGSHSYVILQKNGQIAPVHSVSAGLDYPGVGPEHAFLKDSKRVKYEFCRDEDAIFAFYELARNEGIIPALESSHALGYIFKNSNFFKEKNILLNLSGRGDKDLEIVREYRGGSLS; from the coding sequence ATGAAAAACGGATTTTACGGGGAATACGGGGGTCAGTTTGTGGCGGAAACGCTCATGCCGGCCTTGAACGAACTGGAAAGAAATTTCTTTAAAGCAAAAAATGATGCAAATTTTAACAATAAATTTCTTAAATATATGAATGATTACGCAGGCAGGCCGACACCGGTCTATTATGCTGAAAATCTTTCAGAGAAATACGGTTTTAATCTTTACCTGAAAAGGGAAGATCTGCTTCATACCGGAGCACACAAAATTAACAATACAATTGGGCAGGCTTTGCTTGCCCTGCAGATGGGTAAAAAGCGGATTATAGCAGAAACCGGTGCAGGGCAGCACGGCGTGGCAACGGCCACAGCATGTGCACTTTTCAATCTGGAATGCGAAATATATATGGGAAAAACGGATGCAGAGAGACAAAGAGTTAACGTTGAAAAAATGGAAATGCTGGGCGCAAAAGTCACTGTTGTGGATAAGGGGAGCAAAACACTTAAAGACGCTGTCAGTGCCTGTTTAAAGGACTGGGTGGCAAATGTGGACGATACCCATTATCTGCTCGGTTCAGCTTTAGGTCCGCACCCTTTTCCGTCTGTAGTATCCCACTTTCAATCCGTTATCGGCCGGGAAGCGAGGGAATACTTTGAGTCATCAGGCAAACTGCCCGACTATGTCATTGCATGTGTAGGCGGAGGCAGCAACGCCATCGGTATTTTCAGAGGATTTATGGATACGGAAGTTGAGCTTATCGGTGTGGAAGCGGGAGGATTAAGTGATAAACCCGGAGAACACGCCATAAGATTCAGTAAAGGCCAAAAGGGAATCTTTCAGGGTTCGCATTCATATGTAATTCTGCAGAAAAACGGACAGATTGCCCCTGTTCATTCCGTTTCAGCAGGTCTTGATTATCCAGGTGTAGGGCCTGAGCATGCATTTTTAAAAGACAGCAAAAGAGTAAAATACGAATTCTGCAGGGATGAAGATGCAATTTTTGCATTTTATGAACTCGCCCGGAATGAAGGAATCATACCGGCACTCGAATCAAGCCACGCTTTGGGATATATATTCAAAAACAGTAATTTTTTCAAAGAGAAGAATATTCTGCTGAACCTTTCCGGCAGAGGGGACAAGGATTTGGAAATTGTCAGGGAATACAGAGGAGGAAGCCTGTCATGA
- the trpD gene encoding anthranilate phosphoribosyltransferase has translation MHNILQKVNNGKVLDFDEVKTLFNGILTGEISEAGIGSALIAMKLRGETAEEVAAAATVLNEHKVKFQHSATKTIDTCGTGGDGKSTLNVSTAVSLVLAAMGIKVLKHGNMAQSGKVGSADILDELGVPTKLDETNSRTYFNNNNFIFLFAPHYHPALKNVAKIRKDLRVATIFNYLGPMLNPGSPDYQTIGINRTDKLDLYAEALRIQKRNNIIVYSSKDGYDEISSSDITYVRHIKDGKIEKFEIDPSGFFEKFPMPVVNSKEDAKKLFLETIEGKNEKLTDLIAVNTAVSLYTMNMYTLKEGFNAARKIIKEGSVSAKLNKMIMEKAV, from the coding sequence ATGCATAATATTTTACAAAAAGTCAATAACGGCAAAGTGCTGGATTTTGATGAAGTAAAAACACTCTTTAACGGGATACTCACCGGTGAAATATCTGAAGCCGGGATCGGTTCCGCTCTGATAGCCATGAAACTCAGAGGGGAAACAGCTGAAGAGGTCGCTGCAGCTGCAACAGTTTTAAATGAGCATAAGGTAAAGTTTCAGCACTCTGCTACAAAAACTATCGACACCTGCGGAACCGGCGGTGACGGGAAATCAACCTTAAATGTCTCCACAGCAGTTTCCCTGGTCCTGGCGGCAATGGGAATAAAAGTATTAAAACATGGAAATATGGCACAAAGCGGAAAAGTCGGGTCAGCAGACATACTGGATGAACTCGGAGTCCCAACAAAACTTGACGAAACAAACTCCCGTACCTATTTCAACAATAACAACTTCATTTTCCTTTTTGCCCCTCACTACCATCCGGCATTGAAAAATGTAGCAAAAATAAGAAAAGATCTTCGTGTGGCAACCATTTTCAACTATTTGGGACCCATGCTGAACCCGGGCTCCCCCGATTATCAGACAATCGGAATCAACAGGACTGATAAACTGGATCTGTATGCCGAAGCCCTCAGGATACAGAAGAGAAACAACATTATCGTTTACTCCTCCAAAGACGGTTACGATGAAATCTCATCCTCCGATATAACCTATGTGCGCCATATCAAAGACGGGAAAATTGAAAAATTTGAAATAGACCCTTCCGGCTTTTTCGAAAAGTTTCCCATGCCTGTGGTAAATTCAAAAGAAGATGCCAAAAAACTTTTCCTGGAAACCATAGAAGGTAAAAACGAAAAGCTGACCGACCTGATTGCAGTTAATACAGCCGTCAGCCTTTACACAATGAATATGTATACATTAAAAGAAGGCTTTAATGCAGCACGAAAAATAATAAAAGAAGGCAGTGTGTCGGCCAAGTTAAATAAGATGATAATGGAAAAGGCTGTATAA
- a CDS encoding phosphoribosylanthranilate isomerase gives MFVKICGMKTDEQIIYAAKLNYSMIGVVLHNRSKRFVGIEKAKELAKCAKETGIKSAAVGLTYDEVQNVAEYFDYIQIYEPVKTKFPTIFATSEEPADNIKYEYLLYDMSRGSGAFENFRSWIEKYRETIILAGGLNANNVARIIRRYRPFGVDVSSGVEDETGEKSFDKMRKFILQTMF, from the coding sequence ATGTTTGTAAAGATTTGCGGCATGAAGACAGACGAGCAGATAATATATGCTGCAAAGCTGAATTACAGTATGATAGGTGTTGTGCTTCACAATAGGAGCAAACGGTTCGTGGGTATTGAAAAAGCAAAAGAGCTGGCAAAATGTGCTAAAGAAACAGGGATTAAAAGTGCTGCCGTCGGACTCACTTACGATGAGGTTCAAAATGTGGCTGAATACTTTGACTACATACAAATTTATGAACCGGTAAAAACAAAATTTCCGACAATCTTTGCAACATCTGAAGAGCCTGCTGACAATATAAAATACGAATACCTTTTGTATGATATGAGCAGAGGTTCGGGCGCTTTTGAAAATTTCAGAAGCTGGATTGAAAAATACAGAGAAACTATCATACTTGCAGGCGGACTTAATGCAAATAATGTTGCACGTATCATCAGAAGATACCGGCCGTTCGGAGTGGATGTTTCCAGCGGTGTGGAAGATGAAACGGGAGAAAAAAGCTTTGACAAAATGAGAAAATTCATATTGCAGACAATGTTTTAA
- a CDS encoding indole-3-glycerol phosphate synthase TrpC, translating to MLDKILANKKYEIEEIPKILPKRTKDIIEPLQTLKNKPFIAEVKKASPSAGEIKPDASPAEQAALYEKYGAGAVSVLTDKYFFKGSFEYLKEVSEKVNIPVLCKDFIISERQIEAAYAFGADIILIIAAVLTQEEIGRLSEKAREMNLYILYEIHTPKEYEKIKDFSPALVGVNSRNLDTLEIDKQKGAQILKTLPDSLLKIAESGINSTEDVANFRRAGADAFLIGTYLMKSDNIKESFQNLYRGLK from the coding sequence ATGCTTGATAAAATACTGGCGAACAAAAAATACGAGATTGAAGAAATTCCGAAAATTCTGCCAAAAAGAACAAAAGATATTATTGAGCCTTTACAAACACTAAAAAATAAACCGTTTATTGCCGAGGTTAAAAAGGCCTCACCCTCGGCCGGAGAAATAAAACCCGATGCATCACCCGCAGAACAGGCGGCACTATACGAGAAATACGGGGCAGGAGCTGTGAGTGTACTTACCGACAAGTACTTTTTCAAAGGCTCATTCGAATACCTGAAAGAAGTATCTGAAAAAGTTAACATTCCGGTGCTTTGCAAAGATTTTATCATTTCTGAAAGGCAGATAGAGGCCGCATATGCTTTTGGTGCAGATATTATACTAATCATTGCGGCCGTTTTAACACAGGAAGAAATTGGCAGATTATCCGAAAAAGCCCGTGAGATGAACCTTTATATTCTGTATGAAATTCACACACCTAAAGAATACGAAAAAATAAAAGACTTTTCACCTGCTTTGGTGGGTGTAAATTCGAGGAATCTGGATACACTCGAAATTGACAAGCAAAAAGGTGCACAAATTTTAAAAACACTGCCGGACAGTCTTCTTAAAATCGCTGAAAGCGGTATAAACAGCACCGAAGATGTAGCAAATTTCCGCAGGGCCGGAGCAGATGCTTTTCTTATAGGTACTTACCTTATGAAATCAGACAATATAAAAGAAAGTTTTCAAAATTTATACAGAGGGCTGAAATAA
- a CDS encoding nitrous oxide-stimulated promoter family protein has protein sequence MKTKEKRIKKDAKILRKFIHVYCKTHHGRYEGGYCPECREVLEYALKRDEKCPLDPKPKCKDCHIHCYTPEMRRKIREIMKFSGMYFIKRGRLDWLFHYFF, from the coding sequence ATGAAAACTAAAGAAAAACGGATAAAAAAAGATGCAAAAATCTTAAGAAAATTTATCCATGTTTACTGCAAAACTCATCATGGGAGATATGAAGGTGGATACTGTCCTGAGTGCAGAGAAGTTCTGGAATATGCTCTGAAAAGGGACGAAAAGTGTCCGCTTGACCCTAAACCCAAATGCAAAGATTGTCATATCCACTGCTATACTCCTGAGATGAGGCGGAAAATTCGTGAGATCATGAAATTCAGCGGTATGTATTTTATTAAACGCGGCCGCCTCGACTGGCTTTTCCATTATTTTTTCTGA
- the trpA gene encoding tryptophan synthase subunit alpha, whose amino-acid sequence MKGIYMMIGYPDIETFKEEFIFSQNCGLDFVEIGIPFNDPVADGPVISGAGENVLTKQINIEELMDFIRENKKTKIYIMTYSNIIYHYGAENFSKKYKSTIDGVIIADLPNEYHCFFKEKGFEIPIIPFATTDTDAGKLTQYLDGQNFIYFVGLKGVTGSKADLNNQVNIKKIKEVKEKSGYKVIFGFGIKTPADASAVMKFADGFVVGTEVVKRQPEPEEFKKYVKSLAESGEKQ is encoded by the coding sequence ATGAAAGGAATCTACATGATGATCGGATATCCGGACATTGAAACATTTAAAGAGGAATTCATTTTTTCCCAGAACTGCGGGCTTGATTTTGTGGAAATCGGTATCCCCTTTAACGACCCGGTGGCTGATGGTCCGGTTATTTCCGGAGCCGGAGAAAATGTTCTGACAAAACAAATAAACATTGAAGAATTAATGGATTTTATCCGTGAAAACAAAAAAACCAAAATATATATAATGACTTATTCCAATATAATTTATCATTATGGAGCCGAAAATTTCAGTAAAAAATATAAAAGTACAATTGATGGAGTGATTATAGCTGATTTGCCTAATGAATATCACTGCTTTTTCAAGGAAAAAGGGTTCGAGATTCCGATCATTCCCTTTGCTACAACAGATACCGACGCCGGTAAACTCACACAATATCTTGATGGTCAGAATTTTATCTATTTTGTCGGACTGAAAGGCGTTACGGGCTCAAAAGCGGACTTAAACAATCAGGTAAATATCAAAAAAATAAAAGAAGTAAAAGAAAAATCGGGTTACAAGGTGATTTTTGGTTTCGGAATCAAAACACCGGCTGATGCATCGGCTGTTATGAAATTTGCCGACGGTTTCGTGGTGGGAACAGAGGTTGTAAAAAGGCAGCCGGAGCCGGAAGAATTCAAAAAATATGTTAAATCGCTGGCAGAAAGCGGGGAAAAACAGTGA